In Streptomyces chartreusis, the following proteins share a genomic window:
- a CDS encoding beta-galactosidase has translation MSALTTSADGFLLRGEPFRIVSGAMHYFRVHPDQWADRLRKARLMGLNSVETYVPWNLHQPDPAGPIVLDGFLDLPRYLSLARAEGLHVLLRPGPFICAEWDDGGLPAWLIADPDIKLRTGDPRFTGAFDRYLDELLPPLLPFMAAAGGPVIAVQVENEYGAYGDATAYLKHLESAFRSRGVEELLFTCDQADPEHLAAGGLPGVLATATFGSRVDRNLAELRRHQPEGPLMCAEFWIGWFDHWGGPHHVRDAADAAADLDRLLSAGASVNIYMFHGGTNFGFTNGANHKHAYQPTVTSYDYDAALTECGDPGPKYHAFREVIARHLPVPDEPAPAPSRKLPPTAVELDRRAPLLTRTKALAEPVRTEDPATMNVLGLDTGYALYRTTFGTAGDGLLHFTGGVGDRAQVFVDGAPVGVLERERHDETLPVRVPHPGATLEVLVENMGGVNYGPRIGAPKGLLGPVTFDGRPLHGWDCHPLPLDDLTGLPFAPAEAATAVEPAFHQGTFEVDVPADSFLALPGWTKGQAWINGFHLGRYWNRGPQHTLYVPAPILRPGTNELILLELHATTSTRARLTDTADLGPESD, from the coding sequence ATGTCCGCTCTGACGACGTCCGCCGACGGTTTCCTGCTGCGCGGCGAGCCGTTCCGGATCGTCTCCGGCGCCATGCACTACTTCCGCGTCCACCCCGACCAGTGGGCCGACCGGCTGCGCAAGGCCCGTCTGATGGGGCTCAACTCTGTCGAGACGTATGTGCCGTGGAACCTCCACCAGCCCGATCCGGCAGGCCCAATCGTCCTCGACGGCTTCCTCGACCTGCCCCGCTATCTGAGCCTGGCCCGCGCCGAGGGCCTGCACGTCCTGCTGCGCCCGGGACCGTTCATCTGCGCCGAGTGGGACGACGGCGGTCTGCCCGCGTGGCTCATCGCGGACCCGGACATCAAGCTGCGGACGGGCGACCCGCGTTTCACCGGCGCGTTCGACCGGTACCTGGACGAGCTGCTGCCTCCGCTGCTGCCGTTCATGGCGGCGGCCGGCGGTCCGGTGATCGCGGTACAGGTGGAGAACGAGTACGGCGCCTACGGCGACGCCACCGCGTACCTGAAGCACCTCGAATCGGCCTTCCGGAGCAGGGGCGTGGAGGAGCTGCTGTTCACCTGCGACCAGGCCGACCCCGAGCACCTGGCCGCCGGCGGCCTCCCCGGCGTCCTGGCCACCGCCACGTTCGGCAGCCGGGTCGACCGGAACCTCGCCGAGCTGCGCCGGCACCAGCCCGAAGGCCCCCTGATGTGCGCGGAGTTCTGGATCGGCTGGTTCGATCACTGGGGCGGTCCGCATCATGTGCGGGACGCGGCCGACGCCGCCGCCGACCTGGACCGGCTGCTGTCGGCCGGCGCCTCGGTCAACATCTACATGTTCCACGGCGGCACCAACTTCGGCTTCACCAACGGCGCCAACCACAAGCACGCCTACCAGCCCACCGTCACGTCCTACGACTACGACGCGGCCCTCACCGAGTGCGGTGACCCCGGCCCCAAGTACCACGCCTTCCGTGAGGTCATCGCCCGCCATCTGCCGGTCCCCGACGAGCCCGCCCCGGCACCGTCCCGCAAACTCCCGCCCACCGCGGTCGAGTTGGACCGCCGGGCGCCGCTGCTGACTCGTACGAAGGCCCTCGCCGAGCCCGTCCGCACCGAGGACCCGGCGACGATGAACGTCCTGGGCCTGGACACCGGTTACGCGCTCTACCGCACCACCTTCGGCACGGCGGGCGACGGCCTGCTGCACTTCACGGGCGGCGTCGGCGACCGCGCACAGGTCTTCGTCGACGGCGCACCCGTCGGCGTGCTGGAACGCGAGCGCCACGACGAGACCCTGCCCGTCCGTGTCCCGCACCCAGGCGCCACGCTGGAGGTCCTCGTCGAGAACATGGGCGGCGTCAACTACGGCCCCCGCATCGGCGCGCCCAAGGGCCTCCTCGGCCCCGTCACCTTCGACGGCCGCCCGCTGCACGGCTGGGACTGCCACCCCCTGCCCCTGGACGACCTGACCGGACTGCCCTTCGCGCCCGCCGAGGCGGCCACGGCCGTCGAACCCGCCTTCCACCAGGGCACGTTCGAGGTCGACGTCCCGGCGGACTCCTTCCTCGCCCTGCCCGGCTGGACCAAGGGCCAGGCCTGGATCAACGGCTTCCACCTCGGCCGCTACTGGAACCGCGGCCCCCAGCACACCCTCTACGTCCCCGCGCCGATCCTGCGCCCCGGCACCAACGAGCTGATCCTGCTGGAACTGCACGCCACGACAAGCACCCGCGCCAGGCTCACCGACACCGCCGATCTAGGTCCGGAGTCCGACTGA
- a CDS encoding beta-galactosidase has translation MTRPHRLRIPTPSPPPLTGHLPFTDAPGVPDPIEVTSRWLTRGGRPWFPVSGEFHYTRFPAAEWEEELLKMKAGGVTAVASYVIWIHHEETEGRVRFDGDRDLRRFAELCARHGLDFIPRIGPWSHAEVRNGGLPDWLMARDCTPRTDDPAYLAPVQDWFAAIAEQLRGLDRAHGGPIVAIQIENELYDRPGHLLTLKRMAQTAGLSAPLWTSTAWGGVRLPPDELLPLYGGYPEAFWTEADGGWPDTCRKHFFFTHQRDDEGIGADLRPTTVRGGDPDALAGRFPWVTCELGGGMAVAYHRRPRLEAADIGALGLTKIGCGSVWQGYYMFHGGTNPLGERSTLQESHATGYPNDLPVLTYDFQAPLGEYGQYRPSYGELRLQHLLLADYGHLIAPMESVLPERLPEGQLDRDTLRWAVRADGDTGFLFVNNHQPHEPLPDHPDTSFTVEFPGEAQALTLPATPVTVPAGAYFCWPLRLEVAGVRLDWATAQPVCTLDVDGRTVLVLAATDGIAPELALDAATVASVSAPSGDIAEVGGRILVTGLRPGTDALVEVETADGGRAGLLVLDAATARTVHRGMAWGAERLLLSPDGIVFDGDEVRVHRAAGRTSFAVLPAPDSALVVHGETVTAETDGVFARYRVGSGGGDEPLRASLTLVRPPGPAPEPATGVLGRASAPADKHYDTVAAEYRVDVPDDLPEGAVLRLHWSGDTGRAHVGETLVADQFFSGRVWDIGRLPAGAVLRVRVLPLHADARVHVPQEAAEAARSAVVTRAEWILGRVRAVRRG, from the coding sequence ATGACCCGCCCGCACCGCCTGCGCATCCCGACGCCGTCCCCTCCCCCGCTGACCGGCCACCTGCCCTTCACCGACGCGCCCGGCGTCCCCGACCCGATCGAGGTCACCAGCCGTTGGCTCACCCGTGGGGGACGGCCGTGGTTCCCGGTGTCCGGCGAGTTCCACTACACCCGCTTCCCGGCCGCCGAGTGGGAGGAGGAACTGCTGAAGATGAAGGCGGGCGGCGTGACGGCCGTCGCGAGCTATGTCATCTGGATCCACCACGAGGAGACCGAGGGCCGAGTCCGCTTCGACGGCGACCGCGACCTGCGCCGTTTCGCCGAGCTGTGCGCCCGCCACGGCCTCGACTTCATCCCCCGCATCGGCCCCTGGTCGCACGCTGAGGTCAGGAACGGCGGCCTCCCCGACTGGCTCATGGCCCGCGACTGCACACCGCGCACCGACGACCCGGCGTATCTCGCGCCCGTACAGGACTGGTTCGCGGCGATCGCAGAGCAACTGCGCGGCCTCGACCGCGCCCACGGCGGCCCGATCGTCGCGATCCAGATCGAGAACGAGCTCTACGACCGGCCGGGCCACCTGCTGACGCTGAAGCGGATGGCCCAGACGGCCGGCCTGAGCGCGCCGCTGTGGACGTCGACCGCATGGGGCGGTGTGCGGCTCCCGCCCGACGAGCTGCTTCCGCTGTACGGGGGCTACCCGGAGGCCTTCTGGACGGAGGCGGACGGCGGCTGGCCCGACACCTGCCGCAAGCACTTCTTCTTCACCCACCAGCGCGACGACGAAGGCATCGGCGCCGATCTGCGACCGACCACCGTCCGGGGCGGCGACCCGGATGCCCTCGCCGGCCGATTCCCCTGGGTCACCTGCGAGTTGGGCGGCGGCATGGCCGTGGCGTATCACCGGCGGCCACGCCTGGAAGCCGCCGACATCGGCGCCCTCGGCCTCACCAAGATCGGCTGCGGCTCGGTGTGGCAGGGCTACTACATGTTCCACGGCGGCACGAACCCGCTCGGCGAGCGATCCACCCTCCAGGAGTCCCACGCCACCGGATACCCCAACGACCTGCCGGTCCTGACGTACGACTTCCAGGCGCCGCTCGGCGAGTACGGCCAGTACCGGCCCTCGTACGGCGAACTCCGACTCCAGCACCTGCTGCTGGCGGACTACGGCCATCTGATCGCCCCGATGGAGTCGGTGCTGCCGGAGCGCCTGCCCGAAGGGCAGCTCGACCGGGACACCCTGCGGTGGGCCGTGCGCGCCGACGGCGACACCGGGTTCCTCTTCGTCAACAACCACCAGCCGCACGAGCCGCTGCCGGACCACCCGGACACGTCGTTCACGGTCGAATTTCCGGGCGAGGCACAGGCGTTGACGCTGCCCGCCACACCGGTGACCGTGCCGGCGGGCGCGTACTTCTGCTGGCCGCTGCGGCTCGAGGTCGCGGGCGTACGGCTGGACTGGGCGACGGCGCAGCCGGTCTGCACTCTCGACGTGGACGGGCGTACGGTCCTGGTGCTCGCGGCCACCGACGGCATCGCGCCCGAACTCGCCCTGGATGCCGCCACGGTGGCGTCGGTCAGCGCGCCGTCCGGGGACATCGCCGAAGTCGGGGGCCGGATCCTGGTGACCGGGCTGCGGCCCGGCACCGACGCGCTGGTCGAGGTGGAGACGGCGGACGGCGGACGGGCCGGTCTGCTGGTGCTGGACGCGGCGACGGCTCGTACTGTCCATCGGGGCATGGCCTGGGGCGCCGAGCGGCTGCTGCTGAGCCCCGACGGGATCGTCTTCGACGGTGACGAGGTGCGGGTGCACAGAGCTGCCGGGCGGACGTCGTTCGCCGTCTTGCCGGCGCCGGACAGCGCGCTGGTGGTGCACGGGGAGACGGTGACCGCCGAGACCGACGGCGTCTTCGCCCGCTACCGCGTCGGAAGCGGCGGCGGCGACGAGCCGCTCCGGGCTTCGCTCACTCTGGTGCGGCCCCCGGGGCCTGCGCCCGAGCCCGCGACCGGCGTGCTGGGACGTGCGAGCGCGCCCGCGGACAAGCACTACGACACGGTGGCCGCCGAGTACCGCGTCGACGTACCGGACGATCTCCCGGAGGGCGCCGTGCTGCGGTTGCACTGGAGCGGGGACACCGGGCGGGCCCATGTGGGAGAGACGTTGGTCGCCGACCAGTTCTTCTCGGGGCGGGTCTGGGACATCGGCCGGCTTCCGGCGGGGGCGGTGCTGCGGGTCAGGGTGCTGCCGTTGCACGCCGATGCCCGCGTCCATGTGCCGCAGGAGGCGGCGGAAGCGGCGCGCTCGGCGGTGGTGACGCGTGCCGAGTGGATCCTCGGTCGTGTCCGGGCCGTGCGGAGGGGTTGA
- a CDS encoding LacI family DNA-binding transcriptional regulator produces the protein MTRGSADDSAPRGRSRRNFAGSRPVMDDVARLAGVSKQTVSRVLNDHPSVRAETRETVLSAMRTLGYRPSRSARSLASGRTRMVGVISFDAARYGPASILTAINTAAQEAGYLLSSIALDTAEPDTVVEAVNRLSAEGADGVIAIAPQLWVGKALADTRLDTPLIVLENGLDADTQQVTGDSRAGARKAVEYLLGLGHRTVWHVAGPTGWTSADHRLGSWQACLEAAGAAVPTPLIGDWSADSGYELGRRLARRTDVTAVFASNDQMALGLLHALHEAGRSVPGDISVVGYDDIPEAAHFLPPLTTVRTDFAEIGTRSLRLLLDRLDGTEEPSRTRSLVPVDLVLRASSGPPPAG, from the coding sequence ATGACCCGAGGCTCCGCCGACGACTCCGCTCCACGGGGGCGCAGCAGACGGAACTTCGCGGGCTCGCGCCCCGTGATGGACGACGTGGCCCGGCTGGCGGGCGTCTCCAAGCAGACCGTCTCCCGCGTCCTCAACGACCATCCGTCGGTGCGGGCCGAGACCCGCGAGACAGTGCTGAGCGCCATGCGCACACTGGGCTACCGGCCGAGCCGCAGCGCGCGTTCGCTGGCCAGCGGGCGGACCCGGATGGTCGGTGTGATCTCCTTCGACGCCGCCCGCTACGGCCCCGCCTCGATCCTGACCGCGATCAACACCGCGGCACAGGAAGCCGGTTACCTGCTCAGCTCGATCGCCCTGGACACCGCCGAACCCGACACGGTGGTCGAGGCCGTGAACCGGCTGTCCGCCGAGGGCGCGGACGGCGTGATCGCCATCGCCCCACAGCTGTGGGTCGGCAAGGCCCTGGCCGACACCCGCCTCGACACCCCGCTGATCGTGCTGGAGAACGGCCTCGACGCCGACACCCAGCAGGTCACCGGCGACTCCCGGGCCGGTGCCCGCAAGGCCGTCGAGTATCTGCTGGGCCTGGGACACCGCACGGTGTGGCACGTCGCGGGCCCGACCGGCTGGACCTCGGCCGATCACCGGCTCGGCAGCTGGCAGGCCTGCCTGGAGGCGGCAGGCGCGGCGGTGCCGACCCCGCTGATCGGCGACTGGAGTGCCGACTCGGGCTACGAGCTGGGCCGGCGGCTGGCCCGGCGCACGGACGTCACAGCCGTGTTCGCCTCGAACGACCAGATGGCCCTCGGTCTGCTGCACGCCCTGCACGAAGCGGGCCGCTCCGTCCCCGGCGACATCAGTGTCGTGGGCTACGACGACATCCCCGAGGCCGCGCATTTCCTTCCGCCGCTGACCACCGTGCGCACGGACTTCGCGGAGATCGGCACGCGCTCGCTCCGGCTGCTCCTGGACCGTCTCGACGGCACAGAGGAACCGTCCCGGACCCGCTCATTGGTCCCGGTCGACCTGGTGCTCCGCGCCAGCAGCGGTCCCCCGCCCGCTGGTTGA
- a CDS encoding heavy metal translocating P-type ATPase, producing MTATLTPPAAGPAASVRAGAVPRRRTRLLALPEVRWAAAATALFLLALPLQLAGAPAWIWGPLYALSYATGGWEPGWEGLKALKDRTLDVDLLMVVAALGAASIGQVMDGALLIVIFATSGALEALATARTADSVRGLLDLAPATATRIAADGTEQAVLVAELAVGDTVLVRPGESVGADGRVLDGASEVDQASITGEPLPAAKEPGDEVFAGTLNGTGALRVRVERDASDSVIARIVRMVEEASETKAPTQLFIEKVEQRYSLGMVAATLAVFGVPLAFGEAFSEALLRAMTFMIVASPCAVVLATMPPLLSAIANAGRHGVLVKSAVAMERLGQIDAVALDKTGTLTEGTPRVVDVRPLRERSLDEAELLMLAAAAEHPSEHPLARAVVDAARERGLDLPAAEGFTSSPGIGVRAVVGGRTVEVGAPARLHAEAEIEGVGEAEVEAECAEDADDDGVVAALARELEESGRTAVLVVVDGTPAGVLGIADRLRPDAAATVAALTVLTGTAPILLTGDNPTAAAHLAAEAGIEDVRAGLLPQDKVGAVRELEGAGYRVMVVGDGVNDAPALAAAHIGVAMGRAGSDLALETADAVIVRDELAAVPATVALSRRARELVVQNLAIAGVFIAGLVVWDLAWTLPLPLGVAGHEGSTVLVGLNGLRLLRDAAWKRAAADGTG from the coding sequence ATGACTGCCACGCTCACCCCACCCGCGGCCGGCCCCGCCGCCTCCGTGCGCGCCGGAGCCGTCCCCCGGCGGCGCACCCGGCTGCTCGCGCTGCCGGAGGTCCGTTGGGCCGCCGCGGCCACCGCGCTGTTCCTGCTCGCGCTGCCGCTCCAGCTCGCCGGAGCGCCCGCCTGGATCTGGGGTCCGCTGTACGCGCTGTCGTACGCCACCGGCGGCTGGGAGCCGGGCTGGGAGGGGCTCAAGGCGCTCAAGGACCGGACCCTCGACGTCGATCTGCTGATGGTCGTCGCCGCGCTCGGCGCCGCATCGATCGGGCAGGTCATGGACGGCGCCCTGCTGATCGTCATCTTCGCGACCTCGGGCGCGCTGGAGGCGCTCGCCACCGCCCGCACCGCCGACTCGGTGCGCGGCCTGCTCGACCTGGCCCCCGCCACGGCCACCCGCATCGCCGCCGACGGCACCGAACAGGCCGTCCTCGTCGCCGAGTTGGCGGTCGGCGACACCGTCCTCGTACGGCCCGGCGAGAGCGTCGGAGCGGACGGACGGGTGCTCGACGGAGCCAGTGAGGTGGATCAGGCGAGCATCACCGGCGAGCCGCTCCCGGCGGCGAAGGAGCCGGGCGACGAGGTCTTTGCGGGCACCCTCAACGGCACCGGCGCGCTGCGTGTCCGTGTCGAGCGGGACGCCTCCGACTCCGTGATCGCCCGCATCGTACGGATGGTGGAGGAGGCGTCGGAGACCAAGGCGCCCACGCAGTTGTTCATCGAGAAGGTCGAACAGCGTTACTCGCTGGGCATGGTGGCCGCGACGCTCGCCGTGTTCGGTGTGCCGCTCGCGTTCGGCGAGGCGTTCTCCGAGGCGCTGCTGCGCGCGATGACCTTCATGATCGTGGCCTCGCCGTGCGCGGTGGTCCTGGCCACCATGCCGCCCCTGCTGTCGGCCATCGCCAACGCCGGCCGGCACGGTGTGCTGGTGAAGTCGGCCGTGGCGATGGAACGCCTCGGCCAGATCGACGCCGTGGCGCTGGACAAGACCGGCACGCTCACCGAGGGGACGCCGCGCGTCGTCGACGTACGACCCTTGCGCGAACGCAGCCTGGACGAGGCCGAGTTGCTGATGCTCGCCGCGGCGGCCGAGCACCCCAGCGAGCATCCGCTGGCCCGCGCGGTGGTGGACGCGGCACGCGAGCGTGGCCTCGACCTGCCGGCCGCCGAGGGCTTCACGTCATCGCCCGGGATCGGCGTCCGGGCCGTCGTCGGGGGCCGTACGGTCGAGGTGGGCGCTCCGGCGCGGCTGCACGCCGAAGCCGAGATCGAGGGCGTGGGCGAGGCCGAAGTCGAGGCCGAGTGCGCAGAGGATGCAGATGACGACGGCGTGGTCGCGGCACTCGCCCGGGAACTGGAGGAGTCCGGCCGTACCGCCGTCCTCGTGGTCGTCGACGGAACCCCGGCCGGTGTGCTCGGCATCGCCGACCGGCTGCGTCCCGACGCGGCCGCGACCGTCGCCGCACTGACCGTCCTGACCGGCACCGCCCCGATCCTCCTCACCGGCGACAACCCCACTGCCGCCGCGCACCTGGCCGCCGAGGCCGGGATCGAGGACGTGCGGGCCGGGCTGCTGCCGCAGGACAAGGTGGGCGCGGTGCGGGAGTTGGAAGGCGCCGGGTACCGGGTGATGGTCGTCGGGGACGGCGTCAACGACGCGCCCGCGCTGGCCGCCGCGCACATCGGCGTCGCCATGGGCCGAGCCGGCTCCGACCTCGCCCTGGAGACCGCCGACGCGGTGATCGTGCGCGACGAGCTCGCCGCCGTACCCGCCACCGTCGCCCTGTCCCGCCGCGCCCGCGAGCTGGTGGTGCAGAACCTCGCCATCGCCGGGGTGTTCATCGCCGGCCTCGTCGTCTGGGACCTGGCCTGGACGCTGCCGCTGCCCCTCGGGGTCGCGGGCCACGAGGGCTCCACGGTCCTCGTCGGCCTGAACGGACTGCGCCTGCTGCGGGACGCGGCCTGGAAGCGGGCGGCGGCGGACGGGACCGGCTGA